Proteins encoded within one genomic window of bacterium:
- a CDS encoding acetate--CoA ligase family protein translates to MTLDRVFNPARVAVVGASDRPGKVGSVIWRNLAAFEGERIPVTTSADRVGGVPAVPSLTEIEGEVDLAILVVPARAAPAIARQAAAKGVGGMVVLAGGFAETGPAGAALQAELVEAAGPVRIVGPNCFGIQNIALGLNASITMAGDIETGTVALVTQSGAYGMAIHSLALDENLRFGKVYSSGNKADIGDHEVISYLHQDPGTRIVCLLAESVTDGAELAAAIRTASPTMPVIVTKTGRSEAGARAALSHTGALGTDDAVFRAAMRQAGAITVRSGLEMLDVARVLTAQPLPRGARAAIITNSGGVGVELADMLEDEGVEVPELSPGLRDHIAERLPPIGGARNPVDMTPIWSRFAELYPWLTDTLARSGEIDLVIPVLLQRAAMDEATLTGLRDTVAALRAGGNQVPVYCCWVTPREARGRADVLQSAGIPCLEWPERVARAVGHAVRYAANRPSIAPPVRVDLSESFGLAEGPVPATEAAAILARYGIRTVESALCATADEAVAAAELLPGPVVMKTAAPSVAHRTEAGGVRMGLATAGDIRDAYGELSALGAEVLVQPRLGGVEVVVGALRDPVFGPMVMAGLGGTMVELLEDVVFALAPVSKAEAIVMLESLAGFPLLAGYRGGPEVDLDAVGEVIADVARLAAEHPEVSEIDLNPVLCTESGATAVDWKLYVSQP, encoded by the coding sequence GTGACTCTCGACCGCGTGTTCAACCCGGCCCGGGTGGCGGTGGTGGGCGCCTCCGACCGTCCCGGCAAGGTCGGATCGGTCATCTGGCGCAACCTGGCGGCCTTCGAGGGCGAGAGAATCCCGGTCACCACCTCGGCGGACCGCGTCGGAGGCGTTCCGGCGGTCCCGAGCCTGACGGAGATAGAGGGCGAGGTCGACCTGGCGATCCTCGTGGTCCCTGCCCGGGCCGCTCCGGCCATCGCCCGCCAGGCCGCCGCCAAAGGTGTCGGCGGGATGGTGGTGCTGGCGGGCGGGTTCGCCGAGACCGGACCGGCCGGGGCTGCCCTCCAAGCCGAGCTGGTCGAGGCAGCCGGGCCGGTCCGGATCGTGGGGCCCAACTGCTTCGGGATCCAGAACATCGCGCTGGGCCTCAACGCGTCGATAACGATGGCGGGCGACATCGAGACGGGGACGGTGGCCCTGGTCACCCAGTCGGGTGCCTACGGGATGGCGATCCACTCGCTGGCACTGGATGAGAACCTGCGCTTCGGGAAGGTGTACTCGTCAGGCAACAAGGCCGATATCGGCGACCACGAGGTGATCAGCTACCTCCATCAGGATCCCGGCACCCGCATCGTGTGCCTGCTCGCGGAGTCGGTGACCGACGGGGCCGAGTTGGCCGCCGCCATCCGGACCGCCAGCCCGACCATGCCGGTGATCGTGACCAAGACCGGCCGCTCGGAGGCCGGGGCTCGAGCCGCGCTGTCCCACACCGGGGCCCTGGGTACCGACGACGCCGTCTTCCGGGCCGCCATGCGCCAAGCGGGGGCCATCACCGTCCGATCCGGTCTGGAGATGCTCGACGTGGCGCGGGTGCTGACCGCTCAGCCGCTCCCTCGAGGGGCCCGGGCGGCCATCATCACCAACTCGGGCGGCGTGGGCGTCGAGCTGGCCGACATGCTCGAGGATGAGGGAGTAGAGGTCCCCGAACTGTCGCCCGGCCTCCGGGATCACATCGCCGAACGGCTGCCTCCCATCGGAGGCGCCCGGAACCCGGTGGACATGACCCCCATCTGGTCGCGCTTCGCGGAGCTCTATCCGTGGTTGACCGACACGCTGGCCCGCTCGGGCGAGATAGACCTGGTGATCCCGGTACTCCTGCAACGGGCGGCCATGGACGAGGCCACGCTGACCGGGCTGCGCGACACCGTGGCGGCGCTGAGGGCAGGAGGGAACCAGGTGCCCGTCTACTGCTGCTGGGTGACCCCGCGGGAGGCCCGCGGTAGGGCCGACGTCCTCCAGTCGGCCGGGATCCCGTGCCTGGAGTGGCCCGAGCGCGTGGCGCGAGCCGTCGGGCACGCGGTGCGCTACGCCGCCAACCGCCCGAGCATCGCCCCGCCCGTTCGGGTCGACCTCTCCGAGTCCTTCGGGCTGGCGGAAGGGCCGGTCCCGGCAACCGAGGCCGCCGCAATCCTGGCGCGCTACGGAATCAGGACCGTCGAGAGCGCGCTGTGTGCCACCGCCGACGAGGCTGTGGCGGCGGCGGAACTCCTGCCGGGTCCGGTCGTGATGAAGACCGCCGCCCCCTCGGTGGCCCACCGGACCGAGGCCGGAGGGGTCCGGATGGGCCTGGCCACCGCCGGCGACATCCGTGACGCCTACGGAGAGCTGTCAGCGCTCGGAGCCGAGGTGTTGGTCCAGCCGCGGTTGGGCGGGGTAGAGGTGGTGGTGGGCGCCCTGCGGGACCCGGTCTTCGGGCCGATGGTGATGGCCGGCCTGGGCGGGACCATGGTGGAACTGCTCGAGGACGTGGTCTTCGCGCTGGCTCCCGTGAGCAAGGCCGAGGCGATCGTGATGCTGGAGAGCCTGGCGGGCTTCCCGCTACTCGCCGGGTACAGGGGTGGACCCGAGGTTGACCTCGACGCGGTGGGAGAAGTGATAGCCGACGTGGCCCGCCTGGCCGCCGAACACCCCGAGGTGAGCGAGATCGACCTCAACCCGGTCCTGTGCACCGAGTCCGGCGCCACAGCTGTGGACTGGAAGCTCTACGTGAGCCAACCTTAG
- a CDS encoding type II toxin-antitoxin system Phd/YefM family antitoxin: MSGIGQSRRTMPAGEFKNRCLALMDEVNETGEEIVITKHGKPVSRLAPVRKPVPLLGMFRDRMSITGDIMSPAVPAEDWEAISNPDRVLDPDLPSHQ; this comes from the coding sequence ATGTCGGGTATCGGTCAGAGCCGGCGGACCATGCCGGCGGGCGAGTTCAAGAACCGGTGTCTGGCGCTCATGGACGAGGTGAACGAGACCGGCGAGGAGATAGTGATCACGAAGCACGGCAAGCCGGTGTCGCGGTTGGCCCCTGTTCGAAAGCCTGTGCCGTTGCTGGGGATGTTCCGGGACCGGATGAGCATTACAGGAGACATCATGTCTCCGGCGGTGCCTGCTGAGGACTGGGAAGCCATCAGCAACCCCGACCGGGTACTGGACCCCGATCTCCCATCCCATCAGTGA
- a CDS encoding NAD(P)/FAD-dependent oxidoreductase, whose product MATTTLTPWDIRSQDPISIHDWGPEIDSMLEDPEDNRVVFNVDETDTRPYDAIFLGGGAAGRFGSAYMRAMGGRQLIIDQWPFLGGSCPHNACVPHHLFSEVAAELMLTRTFSGQFWFPDMEGRVTSIKEIVDLFRAGRIAPHAIMNFQSKEQLDLEYILNAPGRIIDSHTVEVAGRTFTANNLILATGAHPRPLPCPGNDLKGVFTYESLVEDLDYEPGDTVVVVGGSKTAVEYGCFFQATGRRTILVVRTELLKLLEDGETRDYVITMMKEQGTEIWEGSVVTEVHDDGGGRVKGVTVSTPDGVEYVETDFVFHGLGEVPNSKMAAEVLGVKLNDDGTIKVNPQMQTSVPNVYAIGDLIGPPMEMFKARKSGMYASRHIMGEDVHYEFKEFPDFLHTHYEVSWFGIGEEEARERYGEVTIIKMPPDSEDGWEVALPATDRMMLYAFAKPRMSGFQKLIIASASRKVVGAHHVGAGARDAFQYLFQLYRRGLTIDQLAEMDELFLNPTHFIQLSRLRAGSKDLQDL is encoded by the coding sequence ATGGCGACCACCACGCTCACGCCTTGGGACATTCGCAGCCAGGACCCCATCAGCATCCATGATTGGGGACCGGAGATCGACTCCATGCTGGAGGACCCCGAGGACAACCGGGTGGTGTTCAACGTCGACGAGACCGATACCCGTCCCTACGATGCCATCTTCCTGGGCGGGGGCGCCGCCGGGCGTTTCGGATCCGCCTACATGCGGGCCATGGGCGGGCGCCAGCTGATCATCGACCAGTGGCCCTTCCTAGGGGGCTCGTGCCCGCACAACGCCTGCGTGCCCCACCACCTCTTCAGCGAGGTGGCGGCCGAGCTCATGCTGACCCGCACCTTCAGCGGGCAGTTCTGGTTCCCGGACATGGAGGGGCGGGTGACCTCCATCAAGGAGATCGTCGACCTGTTCCGGGCCGGCCGGATTGCCCCGCACGCGATCATGAACTTCCAGAGCAAGGAGCAACTCGACCTCGAGTACATCCTGAACGCCCCGGGCAGGATCATCGACTCCCACACGGTCGAGGTGGCGGGCCGCACCTTCACCGCCAACAACCTGATCCTCGCCACCGGCGCCCATCCCCGACCCCTCCCGTGCCCCGGCAACGACCTGAAGGGCGTCTTCACCTATGAATCCCTGGTGGAGGATCTCGACTACGAGCCGGGCGACACGGTCGTCGTGGTCGGCGGATCCAAGACCGCGGTCGAATACGGGTGCTTCTTCCAGGCCACCGGACGCCGCACCATCTTAGTGGTGCGCACCGAGCTGCTGAAGCTGCTGGAGGACGGCGAGACCCGTGACTACGTGATCACCATGATGAAGGAGCAGGGGACCGAGATCTGGGAGGGCTCGGTCGTGACCGAGGTTCACGATGACGGCGGCGGCCGGGTCAAGGGCGTCACCGTTTCCACGCCGGATGGAGTCGAGTACGTCGAGACCGACTTCGTGTTCCACGGCCTGGGCGAGGTCCCCAACTCGAAGATGGCGGCCGAGGTGCTGGGCGTGAAGCTGAACGACGACGGGACCATCAAGGTCAACCCGCAGATGCAGACCTCGGTACCCAACGTGTACGCCATCGGCGACCTGATCGGCCCGCCCATGGAGATGTTCAAGGCTCGCAAGTCGGGGATGTACGCATCGCGCCACATCATGGGCGAGGACGTCCACTACGAGTTCAAGGAGTTCCCCGACTTCCTGCACACCCACTACGAGGTCAGCTGGTTCGGGATCGGCGAGGAGGAAGCCCGGGAACGCTACGGGGAAGTGACCATCATCAAGATGCCCCCCGACTCGGAGGACGGCTGGGAGGTCGCCCTGCCGGCCACCGACCGGATGATGCTCTACGCGTTCGCCAAGCCCCGGATGTCGGGCTTCCAGAAGCTGATCATCGCCTCCGCCTCCCGCAAGGTGGTCGGCGCCCATCACGTGGGGGCGGGGGCCCGGGACGCCTTCCAGTACCTGTTCCAGTTGTACCGCCGCGGACTCACCATCGACCAGCTCGCGGAGATGGACGAGCTGTTCCTCAACCCCACCCACTTCATCCAGCTGTCCCGCCTCAGGGCCGGATCCAAGGACCTCCAGGACTTATGA
- a CDS encoding acyl CoA--acetate/3-ketoacid CoA transferase subunit beta, with protein MSYRFGLDELFVVELARTVRDAEVVFHGFGSPCATVAMHLAKRTHAPHALLIEGATYAVNPSPSFIAPSSNDHSLKQGSAYSMRFEEAFDMSIRGDMDLMFLSGIQIDPYGNTNVTAVGGMPHPKVKLGGGGGGCNMSATIGRLTLWTTNHRSGRCLVGECDFITDIGHRTPEGTRSALGYPGGGPDTLVTELGVFDYPEGRARLRRLFPDVTLAEAKAVTGFEFAVAADLAPVQTPSRHQIDLVRAIDPLGVRRREFRPAELERSFSL; from the coding sequence GTGAGTTACCGATTCGGACTCGACGAGCTATTCGTGGTCGAACTCGCCCGGACCGTTCGAGATGCCGAGGTTGTATTCCACGGCTTCGGAAGCCCGTGCGCCACGGTTGCCATGCACCTCGCCAAGCGCACCCATGCCCCCCATGCGCTGCTGATCGAGGGCGCCACCTACGCGGTCAACCCCTCTCCTTCCTTCATCGCTCCGTCGAGTAATGACCACTCCCTGAAGCAGGGATCGGCCTACTCGATGCGTTTCGAGGAGGCGTTCGACATGTCGATCAGGGGCGACATGGACCTCATGTTCCTGTCGGGCATCCAGATCGACCCCTACGGGAACACCAACGTCACCGCGGTCGGCGGGATGCCACACCCGAAGGTGAAGCTGGGCGGTGGGGGCGGGGGATGCAACATGTCGGCCACGATCGGGCGCCTCACCCTGTGGACCACCAACCACCGGTCCGGGCGCTGCCTGGTCGGGGAATGCGACTTCATCACCGACATCGGCCACCGGACGCCTGAGGGAACCCGATCCGCGCTGGGCTACCCGGGAGGCGGTCCGGACACGCTGGTCACCGAATTGGGCGTGTTCGACTACCCCGAGGGTCGGGCCCGGCTGCGGAGGCTGTTTCCGGACGTGACACTCGCGGAAGCGAAGGCCGTCACCGGCTTCGAGTTCGCCGTGGCGGCCGACCTCGCGCCGGTACAGACACCTTCGCGCCACCAGATCGATCTGGTGCGCGCCATCGACCCGCTCGGCGTCCGCCGGCGGGAGTTCCGGCCGGCCGAACTCGAACGGTCCTTCTCCCTGTGA
- a CDS encoding CoA transferase subunit A, which yields MAVHLAPDKLADLETAVGMVRPGSMVALGGGLSARLPMALVRDLIRAGIGDLHVVGSAHSIDVDLLAAAGAISVCEESYVGYEQDHGLAPAFRRAAQEGSLEARESCCDTILTQLRAAEMGLSFLPVHGVKGTDIEGLHPEYSRVICPFTGHEYVAVPPLAPDAALIHAPIGDRQGNLHIEQPYVLDERFAVASAMTIATVDRIATTDEVAAAGIVIPHYRVAAVVEAPFGAHPSSCYPGYSYDRAHLASWVKAARTPEGAQDYLRSHVTGVDEDGYRQLVGADRLEHLTGYRASDQAWMEMFR from the coding sequence ATGGCCGTACATCTCGCTCCCGACAAGCTCGCCGACCTCGAGACGGCGGTCGGGATGGTGCGGCCCGGTTCGATGGTGGCACTCGGGGGAGGCCTCTCGGCCCGGCTCCCGATGGCGCTGGTCCGCGACCTGATCAGGGCCGGGATCGGAGACCTCCATGTGGTCGGTTCCGCCCACTCCATCGATGTGGACCTGCTGGCCGCCGCCGGAGCGATCTCGGTCTGCGAGGAGAGCTACGTGGGGTACGAGCAGGACCACGGTCTGGCGCCGGCCTTCCGGAGGGCGGCTCAGGAAGGGTCGCTGGAGGCACGGGAGAGCTGCTGCGACACCATCCTCACCCAACTCCGGGCCGCCGAGATGGGCCTCTCCTTCCTCCCCGTCCACGGCGTCAAGGGGACGGACATCGAGGGGCTGCATCCGGAGTACTCCCGCGTGATCTGTCCTTTCACCGGGCACGAGTACGTGGCCGTGCCGCCCCTGGCCCCGGACGCGGCCCTGATCCACGCCCCCATCGGGGATCGTCAGGGGAACCTCCACATCGAGCAGCCCTACGTCCTTGACGAGCGGTTCGCGGTGGCCTCGGCCATGACGATCGCCACTGTCGATCGGATCGCCACCACCGACGAGGTGGCGGCGGCGGGCATCGTCATCCCCCACTACCGGGTGGCCGCGGTGGTCGAGGCGCCGTTCGGCGCCCATCCCAGTTCGTGCTATCCCGGTTATTCCTACGACCGCGCCCATCTGGCATCCTGGGTCAAGGCTGCCAGGACTCCCGAGGGCGCGCAGGATTACCTCCGCAGCCATGTCACCGGCGTCGACGAGGACGGCTACCGGCAGCTGGTCGGCGCCGACCGGCTGGAACATCTGACCGGATACCGGGCCTCCGACCAGGCATGGATGGAGATGTTCCGGTGA
- a CDS encoding SDR family NAD(P)-dependent oxidoreductase yields MADRAPGVAVVTGGGSGIGLATCERLRSEGFRLGVFDLDPSGASEAAGDGLGLGVDVAVAGEVSAAFAAVEETLGPVDVLVNNAGITGSLAATRLHETPVEEWDRVMGVNVRGAYLCSRAALSSMVPRRSGHIITVASVAGMDPFPSRSAYSVSKAAALLLARSIALDYAGDGIRSNAVCPGMAETPMTKWRLDQPELRSAIETSIPVGRVAQPEEIAEAITLLASGRLSYMTGHGLVVDGGWSLR; encoded by the coding sequence ATGGCGGACCGGGCGCCGGGTGTGGCCGTGGTGACGGGAGGTGGGTCGGGCATAGGGCTGGCAACATGCGAGCGCCTCCGGAGCGAGGGGTTCCGGCTGGGTGTCTTCGACCTCGATCCTTCCGGCGCCTCCGAAGCCGCGGGCGATGGACTGGGGCTGGGAGTGGACGTAGCCGTGGCAGGCGAGGTCTCGGCGGCCTTCGCCGCCGTCGAGGAGACGCTTGGCCCGGTCGACGTGTTGGTCAACAACGCCGGGATCACCGGATCCTTGGCGGCCACCCGCCTCCACGAGACCCCGGTCGAGGAGTGGGACCGGGTCATGGGGGTCAACGTGCGGGGCGCCTACCTGTGCTCGCGCGCCGCCCTTTCCTCGATGGTTCCCCGCCGGTCCGGTCACATAATCACGGTGGCTTCGGTGGCCGGGATGGATCCGTTCCCGTCCCGCTCCGCGTACTCGGTCTCGAAGGCGGCGGCGCTGCTGCTGGCCCGCTCGATTGCCCTGGACTACGCCGGGGACGGCATCCGGTCCAACGCGGTGTGTCCCGGCATGGCGGAGACTCCGATGACCAAGTGGCGGCTCGACCAGCCCGAGCTCCGGTCGGCCATCGAGACCAGCATCCCCGTCGGCCGGGTAGCCCAGCCCGAGGAGATCGCCGAGGCGATCACCCTCCTGGCGTCCGGCCGCCTCTCCTACATGACCGGCCACGGCCTGGTCGTGGACGGAGGCTGGTCGCTCCGCTAG
- a CDS encoding TIGR03564 family F420-dependent LLM class oxidoreductase, whose protein sequence is MRISILIGGEPVGVFRAPEEVVAEAVAAEQDGFNSAWCIHFSRGIDSMTMLAAAAQRTSRIELGVGVVPTYPRHPVALAQSAATVQSLSGGRFVLGVGVSHRPVIEGMHGLDYSSQVGHLREYLTVLGGLLGEGEASFGGDHYRVEAAITVRGTSRVPVIVGALAPAMCRLGGELADGVTTWLAGPKSLEEVVLPAVTEGAQAAGKASPRVVAGVPVAVDGDRDRARAAANRTFGMYGNLVNYQRLFDREGVDGPADLAISGGARTVRSRIRALFDSGATDVWAVPFDTGIGTEATRDLLAGLVTSS, encoded by the coding sequence ATGCGCATCTCGATTCTCATCGGCGGCGAGCCCGTAGGCGTTTTCCGGGCCCCGGAGGAAGTGGTCGCCGAAGCAGTCGCCGCCGAGCAGGACGGATTCAACTCTGCCTGGTGCATCCACTTCAGCCGGGGTATCGACTCAATGACCATGCTGGCCGCGGCGGCACAGCGGACGTCGCGCATCGAGCTAGGGGTGGGCGTGGTTCCCACCTATCCCCGCCATCCCGTGGCTCTGGCGCAATCCGCGGCAACGGTCCAATCCCTGTCGGGAGGGCGGTTCGTGCTCGGGGTGGGGGTCTCGCACCGTCCCGTGATCGAGGGGATGCACGGCCTCGACTACTCGAGCCAGGTAGGCCACCTGCGTGAGTACCTGACCGTCCTGGGAGGATTGCTAGGAGAGGGCGAGGCGAGCTTCGGCGGGGATCACTACCGGGTCGAGGCGGCGATAACGGTGCGCGGAACTTCCCGCGTGCCGGTCATTGTGGGAGCCCTCGCACCGGCGATGTGTCGGCTGGGCGGGGAACTGGCCGACGGGGTGACCACATGGTTGGCCGGACCGAAGTCCCTGGAAGAGGTGGTGCTACCAGCCGTCACCGAGGGCGCGCAGGCGGCGGGGAAGGCTTCGCCCCGCGTGGTGGCAGGGGTTCCGGTCGCGGTCGACGGAGACCGGGACCGGGCTAGGGCCGCGGCCAACCGGACGTTCGGTATGTACGGCAATCTCGTCAACTACCAGCGGCTCTTCGATCGCGAAGGAGTGGATGGGCCGGCAGATCTGGCCATCTCGGGAGGCGCGCGGACCGTCCGATCCCGCATCCGGGCCCTGTTCGACTCCGGTGCTACCGATGTATGGGCCGTCCCGTTCGATACCGGGATCGGGACCGAAGCCACCCGGGACCTCCTGGCAGGGTTAGTTACTAGTAGCTAG
- a CDS encoding glucose 1-dehydrogenase, producing the protein MRLEGRTALITGAGSGIGRATAVLFAAEGAGVAILDRDGQAAESAASDISATGAEAHPVVADVSSPEEIAGAVDRAARLLGRLDILYNNAGVGSSGSVVDTTEEDWDRCFAVNVKGTYLTSRAAIPHLESAGGGSIINQASVAALVGIQGLAAYCAAKGAVVSLTRAMAIDLAPVGIRVNALCPGTVYTPLMEPLMRERGGGDIERGLEITAAKYLIGRLGTPMEIARAALFLASDDSSFVTGTAFTVDGGMTAQ; encoded by the coding sequence ATGAGACTCGAAGGACGGACTGCTCTCATCACGGGAGCCGGCTCGGGTATCGGCCGGGCAACCGCCGTATTGTTCGCCGCCGAGGGCGCCGGCGTGGCGATACTCGACCGCGACGGCCAGGCCGCCGAGTCCGCCGCCTCGGATATCTCGGCCACAGGCGCCGAGGCACATCCGGTGGTGGCCGACGTGTCGTCACCGGAGGAGATCGCCGGCGCCGTGGACCGCGCCGCCCGGCTCCTCGGTCGCCTTGACATCCTCTACAACAATGCCGGCGTCGGGTCCAGCGGATCGGTGGTTGACACCACCGAGGAGGACTGGGACCGCTGCTTCGCGGTGAACGTCAAGGGCACCTACCTGACCTCACGGGCCGCCATACCCCACCTGGAATCCGCAGGCGGCGGATCCATCATCAACCAGGCCTCGGTAGCCGCTCTGGTGGGGATCCAGGGACTCGCTGCCTACTGTGCCGCCAAGGGAGCGGTGGTGTCCCTGACCCGAGCCATGGCCATCGACCTCGCTCCCGTTGGTATCCGGGTGAACGCGCTCTGCCCGGGCACCGTCTACACGCCGCTCATGGAGCCGCTCATGCGCGAGCGCGGCGGCGGAGATATCGAGCGTGGCCTGGAGATAACCGCCGCCAAGTATCTGATCGGACGTCTCGGAACGCCCATGGAGATCGCCCGGGCCGCGCTGTTCCTCGCATCGGACGATTCCAGCTTCGTCACCGGTACCGCCTTCACGGTCGACGGCGGTATGACGGCTCAGTAG
- a CDS encoding type II toxin-antitoxin system VapC family toxin → MILLDTHVLVRSVMDSDRLGEEFKSMLGSSWVEGSVAVSSIVFWEIAMLQGRGRLGRVPPSRSLRNKLRVNGLNILPVDDEVAIRAAELGDQGFHPDPADRFITATAIIGGFHLATADRKIIEWADGFRGLSVLDPQR, encoded by the coding sequence GTGATCCTGCTCGATACCCACGTGCTGGTTCGGTCGGTGATGGATTCCGATCGCCTCGGAGAAGAGTTCAAGTCGATGCTCGGCTCGTCGTGGGTAGAGGGCAGTGTCGCGGTCTCCTCGATCGTTTTCTGGGAGATCGCCATGTTGCAGGGGAGAGGGAGACTCGGAAGGGTTCCGCCTTCACGGTCTCTACGCAACAAACTGCGAGTCAACGGTTTGAACATCCTTCCGGTGGACGATGAGGTGGCTATCCGGGCTGCAGAGTTGGGGGACCAAGGGTTCCATCCCGATCCCGCTGATCGCTTTATCACGGCGACCGCGATAATCGGCGGATTCCATCTGGCGACCGCCGACCGGAAGATCATCGAGTGGGCAGACGGATTCAGGGGATTGTCCGTCCTCGATCCGCAGCGCTGA
- a CDS encoding phosphosulfolactate synthase, with product MTGAGESAWYRLAVTGEVRRERTAKPRHAGVTMVIDTGMGLSQCEDLLMMADRWIDHWKLSFGTSALIPKPVLAKKLDLIGSAGILTFPGGTMFEATIVRRHCRHYMRTARGMGFTAVEISEGSIDLSPDRRRGAIECALDHDLAVITEVGKKDPTAQPSPGQLADQALQDLEWGASWVVVEGRESGTGVGMYDATGRIDMEAVETVAERVGDAVDRLVWEAPLADQQKMLIGRFGLNVGLGNIDPTRILALEALRTGLRFETLQPIAARLAARGAWDPERRELPPV from the coding sequence ATGACCGGCGCCGGCGAATCGGCCTGGTACCGGCTGGCGGTCACCGGCGAGGTACGGCGCGAGCGGACCGCCAAGCCGCGCCACGCCGGCGTGACCATGGTCATCGACACCGGGATGGGCCTGTCCCAGTGCGAGGACCTGCTGATGATGGCGGACCGCTGGATCGACCACTGGAAGCTCAGCTTCGGCACCTCGGCGCTGATACCCAAGCCGGTGCTCGCCAAGAAGCTGGACCTGATCGGGTCGGCCGGGATCCTCACCTTCCCCGGCGGGACCATGTTCGAGGCCACCATCGTCCGGCGCCATTGCCGCCACTACATGCGGACCGCCCGAGGGATGGGCTTCACCGCCGTCGAGATCTCCGAGGGATCGATCGACCTCTCGCCCGACCGCCGGCGCGGGGCCATCGAGTGTGCGCTCGACCATGACCTGGCGGTGATCACCGAGGTCGGGAAGAAGGACCCGACCGCCCAACCGTCTCCAGGGCAACTGGCCGATCAGGCGCTGCAGGACCTGGAGTGGGGAGCCTCGTGGGTGGTGGTCGAGGGCCGCGAATCCGGCACCGGGGTCGGGATGTACGACGCGACCGGCCGGATCGACATGGAGGCGGTGGAAACGGTCGCCGAGCGGGTGGGAGACGCCGTCGACCGCCTGGTGTGGGAGGCGCCCCTGGCCGATCAGCAGAAGATGCTGATCGGACGCTTCGGCCTCAACGTGGGTCTGGGGAACATCGATCCCACCCGGATCCTGGCGCTGGAGGCGCTCCGCACCGGTCTCCGGTTCGAGACGCTGCAACCGATCGCCGCCCGCCTGGCCGCGAGGGGTGCCTGGGATCCGGAGCGGCGAGAGCTCCCTCCGGTATGA
- a CDS encoding cobalamin-independent methionine synthase II family protein has translation MQIKGQEVMIPTSMVGNYPNPRWWDANCVRDWTGDQEPPDAYIREALEDAVGALARDQENAGLDIITDGRLHGDNYADQALYYYYKRLGYDLKGGFLGFPIYSRLHAGTLTQEVKRRGAIMVEQARALKQATNKATKVQYTGIQVLAQATNDLHYEDPAERAMDIAAAVNEDILEVDAMGIDFIQLDEFTWPYFYEPWAIEAFDRAVEGVQNAKIIVHICWGNWGGTPAYYPDDTAGAGEIFDLTIRQGDEPAATASVVPKSYEANIDVLNLENCGRRSDDLSGLEVIRDNPVPENIQFWAGVIDVKSTITETAEQVAGRIRRLLEYVPANQLGVTTDCGLILLQRYIAQDKLHAMVSGAEIVRSELG, from the coding sequence ATGCAGATCAAGGGTCAAGAGGTCATGATCCCGACCTCGATGGTCGGGAACTACCCCAATCCGAGGTGGTGGGACGCCAACTGCGTGCGGGACTGGACCGGGGACCAGGAGCCGCCGGATGCCTACATCCGGGAGGCGCTGGAGGATGCGGTGGGCGCCCTGGCCAGGGACCAGGAGAACGCCGGTCTCGACATCATCACCGATGGGCGGCTCCACGGCGACAACTACGCCGATCAGGCCCTCTACTACTACTACAAGCGGCTCGGATACGACCTGAAGGGTGGCTTCCTCGGGTTCCCGATCTACAGCCGCCTCCATGCCGGCACCCTCACCCAGGAGGTCAAGCGGCGGGGCGCCATCATGGTCGAGCAGGCCCGGGCCCTGAAGCAGGCCACCAACAAGGCCACCAAGGTCCAGTACACCGGTATCCAGGTCCTTGCCCAGGCCACCAACGACCTCCATTACGAGGATCCCGCGGAGCGGGCCATGGACATCGCCGCGGCGGTCAACGAGGACATCCTCGAGGTCGACGCCATGGGGATCGACTTCATCCAGCTCGACGAGTTCACCTGGCCGTATTTCTACGAACCGTGGGCCATCGAGGCCTTCGACCGGGCCGTGGAGGGCGTCCAGAACGCCAAGATCATCGTCCACATCTGCTGGGGCAACTGGGGCGGCACCCCGGCCTACTACCCGGACGACACGGCCGGCGCCGGAGAGATCTTCGATCTGACCATCCGCCAGGGTGATGAGCCGGCTGCCACCGCTTCGGTGGTCCCGAAGTCCTACGAGGCGAACATCGATGTCCTCAACCTCGAGAACTGCGGGCGGCGCTCGGACGACCTGTCCGGGCTCGAGGTGATCCGGGACAATCCGGTTCCCGAGAACATCCAGTTCTGGGCGGGTGTGATCGACGTCAAGTCGACGATCACCGAGACGGCCGAGCAGGTAGCCGGCCGGATCCGGCGGCTGCTCGAGTACGTGCCGGCCAACCAGTTGGGCGTGACCACGGACTGCGGGCTCATCCTCCTGCAGCGCTACATCGCCCAGGACAAGCTCCACGCGATGGTCTCGGGAGCGGAGATCGTTCGCAGCGAACTGGGCTAG